A single window of Vigna unguiculata cultivar IT97K-499-35 chromosome 1, ASM411807v1, whole genome shotgun sequence DNA harbors:
- the LOC114164597 gene encoding translocon-associated protein subunit beta yields MADPISKTLIAFALLASLLLCSHASSDVPFIVAHKKASLNRLKSGAERVSVSIDIYNQGTSTAYDVSLTDDSWPSDTFEVVTGTTSKSWERLDAGGILSHTFELEAKSKELFAGEPAVIKFRVPTKAALQEAYSTPILPLDLLADRPPEKKFEWAKRLLAKYGSLISVVSIVVLFVYLVASPSKSSTKGSKKKR; encoded by the exons ATGGCGGATCCAATCTCGAAGACTCTGATAGCGTTTGCGCTGTTAGCTTCTTTGTTGCTGTGTTCACACGCTTCCTCTGACGTTCCCTTCATCGTCGCTCACAAGAAGGCCTCCCTCAACAGACTCAAGTCTGGTGCCGAAAGGGTCTCTGTTTCCATCGACATCTACAACCAAGGAACCTC GACGGCATATGATGTGAGTTTAACGGACGATAGCTGGCCAAGTGATACTTTTGAAGTAGTTACTGGCACCACTTCAAAGTCATGGGAAAGACTTGATGC TGGTGGCATCCTTTCTCACACATTTGAGTTGGAGGCAAAATCCAAGGAATTATTCGCTGGTGAACCAGCTGTCATAAAGTTTCGTGTTCCCACGAAGGCTGCTTTGCAG GAGGCCTATTCAACTCCCATATTGCCTTTGGATCTTCTTGCTGATAGACCACCCGAGAAGAAGTTTGAATGG GCTAAG AGGTTGCTGGCTAAGTATGGATCTCTAATCTCAGTGGTGTCCATCGTGGTGCTGTTTGTATACTTGGTAGCTTCTCCATCAAAATCTAGCACAAAAGGAAGCAAGAAGAAGCGTTGA
- the LOC114189569 gene encoding replication protein A 70 kDa DNA-binding subunit A-like, which produces MQSATLLVPSGTSDKIGTIQRRLAWPLRKDDTHKSRNGPNFFFFLPSSFYEVSVQMARKFDMIKDIDGKRETLKLAVRIVDLWFVESWDSKRNMEMILTDQKGDVIPAMIKKEDIATWEDKVKERESYIMHNFKILNNRAQYRVCDHPYKLLFIGATSVRRQPIASIPAKVWKFKSIKDIIDGNYSADLLVDVIGVVDNVEEKPSSKNVVFDLKDLSGASICCTLWDSYCLRLVSYWRESRDTAYPAIILTQAKIKAASGPWPVSLSNCWNGSKLFMGDDISELIEFRKEFSKTTAHEIFEEGSQYSGSSQISHVDRFMYKTVVKSVSQILTVIEEISCVTVAHTLKFNLGNHGWSYLVCNLCAKRTYEVGSFKCLNCDGYNEYPKMRYKLEIQVTDGKKVANFMLWDQDCINLISLSAGDLRKKMIKDGEEDPKCFPQDLDVLLGCTLAFKVKPQGNNRPASVMRVSTDREIIGHISSLLGQTEVMEIVEAKENCSDQSELRKGKSIAIEVGKRRSASESDVHTHTGSSLALELAECGDNAACDLSADTDSSLMCLSRTADLDPDVVLCVTPRKNLSTTSDNEDMQYIPENFMDFDLLEDLPLAQLSATKTMKIIKKEK; this is translated from the exons ATGCAGTCTGCAACTTTGCTCGTCCCTTCGGGGACATCCGATAAAATTGGAACGATACAGAGAAGATTAGCATGGCCCCTGCGCAAGGATGACACGCACAAATCGAGAAAtggtccaaatttttttttctttcttccgaGTTCCTTTTATGAAGTTTCAGTTCag aTGGCAAGGAAATTTGATATGATCAAGGATATTGATGGAAAAAGGGAGACTTTGAAACTTGCTGTCCGAATTGTGGATCTGTGGTTTGTTGAGTCATGGGATTCAAAACGAAATATGGAGATGATTCTGACAGATCAAAAG GGTGATGTTATCCCTGCTATGATTAAGAAGGAAGACATTGCTACGTGGGAAGACAAGGTAAAGGAAAGAGAAAGTTATATAATGCATAACTTCAAAATTCTCAACAACAGAGCTCAATATAGAGTTTGCGACCACCCTTATAAGCTATTGTTTATTGGAGCAACATCTGTACGACGACAACCAATTGCCAGTATTCCTGCAAAAGTTTGGAAGTTCAAGAGTATAAAGGATATCATTGATGGAAACTATTCTGCAGATTTGTTGGTTG ATGTCATTGGTGTGGTGGATAATGTGGAGGAGAAACCAAGTTCCAAAAATGTTGTGTTTGACCTAAAGGACTTGAG TGGTGCGTCAATCTGTTGTACTCTTTGGGATTCATATTGTTTGCGTTTGGTTAGTTATTGGAGGGAAAGTCGTGACACAGCTTATCCAGCTATTATTCTTACTCAGGCAAAGATAAAGGCTGCCTCAG gTCCATGGCCGGTGTCATTGTCTAATTGTTGGAATGGATCGAAGTTGTTTATGGGAGATGATATATCAGAACTGATTGAATTTAGGAAGGAATTTTCAAA AACTACTGCTCATGAAATTTTCGAGGAGGGAAGCCAATATAGTGGATCTTCCCAGATTAGTCATGTTGATAGGTTTATGTATAAAACTGTTGTTAAGAGTGTTTCACAGATCCTGACTGTGATAGAG GAGATTTCATGTGTTACTGTTGCACATacacttaaatttaatttaggaAATCATGGATGGAGTTACTTGGTTTGTAACTTATGCGCAAAAAGAACATATGAAGTTGGTTCTTTTAAGTGTTTGAATTGTGATGGTTATAATGAGTATCCAAAAATGAG GTACAAGCTTGAAATTCAAGTGACTGATGGAAAAAAGGTTGCTAACTTCATGCTTTGGGACCAAGACTGCATCAATTTAATTAGTCTTTCTGCTGGTGACTTGCGAAAGAAAATGATCAAG gaTGGTGAGGAGGATCCTAAGTGTTTTCCACAGGATCTAGACGTTCTTTTGGGTTGTACTTTGGCTTTCAAGGTCAAGCCACAAGGAAATAACCGACCTGCTTCAGTAATGAGAGTTTCAACTGATCGTGAAATCATAGGACACATTAGTAGTCTTCTTGGACAAACTGAG GTAATGGAAATTGTTGAAGCTAAGGAAAACTGTTCTGATCAATCAGAGCTTCGTAAGGGCAAGTCCATA GCAATTGAGGTTGGGAAACGTAGGAGTGCCAGTGAATCTGATGTCCATACTCATACTGGGAGTTCTTTA GCATTGGAACTTGCTGAATGTGGTGATAATGCAGCATGCGACTTATCTGCTGATACTGATAGTTCATTA ATGTGCCTTTCTAGGACTGCTGATCTTGATCCGGATGTTGTTTTATGTGTGACGCCCAGAAAAAATCTTTCCACTACCAGTGACAATGAAGACATGCAGTATATTCCAGAAAATTTCATGGATTTTGATCTTTTGGAGGACCTCCCATTAGCCCAATTGTCAGCTACGAAGACAATGAAGATTATCAAGAAGGagaaatga
- the LOC114180428 gene encoding uncharacterized protein LOC114180428, with amino-acid sequence MLLLGTNFFSDPKGNTINIEFKEGLLGQRQFRGVQSIRSFYNVNDVYYVCTVYCGDRFFRIRLFDLDWNEFDYPGTARTSLGCNPLSSIRFFQAFRVQFIPATMLITVPDYFQIFCRDKLAFHYAIKLYDPLSKMFEIYVDTDENLRMVLFGFSRYIPYYGLTGPCYLHLNYVGNNVFLHRIFSAEGVEMDYNINSGSAANTQVPVAAPNFEKELSNYDVKASSLYLDSKFAKECLIKGRKSYRLTNDQAQFWDCKIRWTARSSYECYLTCGWKKFCKENGLAAGDRIRFVVEDEEKGVIHILKN; translated from the exons ATGCTACTGCTGGGGACCAACTTCTTTAGCGATCCGAAAGGAAATACCATAAATATAGAGTTTAAGGAGGGTCTTTTGGGTCAGAGACAGTTTCGTGGTGTCCAGAGCATTCGGTCTTTTTATAACGTCAACGATGTTTATTATGTGTGTACTGTTTACTGTGGAGACCGATTTTTTCGTATAAGGCTTTTTGATCTGGACTGGAATGAGTTTGACTACCCTGGTACAGCAAGGACTTCTCTTGGATGTAACCCTTTGTCTTCAATAAGGTTTTTCCAAGCGTTTAGGGTGCAGTTTATCCCAGCGACG ATGTTGATTACTGTCCCAGATTACTTTCAAATATTCTGTCGGGATAAACTTGCGTTTCATTACGCGATCAAGTTGTATGATCCCCTGTCAAAGATGTTTGAAATATATGTCGATACAGATGAGAATTTGAGGATGGTCCTGTTTGGTTTTAGTAGGTACATTCCATATTATGGGTTGACTGGTCCGTGTTACTTACATTTAAACTATGTAGGAAACAATGTATTTCTTCATAGGATATTCTCGGCTGAAGGAGTAGAAATGGATTATAACATAAATTCGGGCAGTGCTGCAAACACCCAAGTTCCAGTTGCTGCTCCTAATTTTGAGAAAGAATTAAGCAATTATGATGTTAAAGCATCTTCTTTG TATCTGGATTCCAAATTTGCAAAAGAATGCTTGATCAAGGGTCGCAAGAGCTACAGATTGACGAATGACCAAGCTCAATTCTGGGACTGTAAGATACGTTGGACGGCCAGAAGTTCGTATGAGTGTTACTTAACCTGTGGTTGGAAGAAGTTTTGCAAAGAAAACGGATTGGCTGCTGGTGATCGGATAAGATTTGTTGTGGAGGATGAAGAAAAGGGCGTAATCCACATATTGAAGAATTAG